In Paenibacillus algicola, a genomic segment contains:
- a CDS encoding 5'-methylthioadenosine/adenosylhomocysteine nucleosidase: MKSHTVGLIGAMDEEIELLLNEMECSQRVVKAGITYVKGALQGKEVVVCKSGVGKVNAAITTQVLIDSFGVSQILFTGVAGALDPELNIGDIVISSSCMQHDMDVTPLGFQRGVIPYQEVSDFPADKELVSLAEAACQTLEDVSYKIGRVLSGDQFIASRETVELLYGELQGACAEMEGSAVAQACYMNGVPFVVIRSMSDKADGSAHVNFAEFTVASSRRSHRIVSRMLSQLGTVQ; this comes from the coding sequence ATGAAGAGCCATACAGTCGGCCTGATTGGCGCGATGGATGAAGAGATTGAATTGCTGCTTAATGAGATGGAGTGCAGTCAGAGAGTTGTGAAGGCAGGAATTACATATGTGAAGGGTGCTTTACAGGGGAAAGAGGTCGTGGTCTGCAAATCCGGCGTCGGTAAAGTCAATGCTGCGATTACGACCCAGGTGCTGATTGACAGCTTCGGGGTCTCTCAGATCCTCTTTACAGGCGTGGCCGGAGCCCTGGACCCGGAGCTTAATATTGGCGATATCGTTATTTCTTCCTCCTGCATGCAGCATGATATGGATGTGACACCGCTAGGCTTCCAGAGAGGAGTCATCCCGTATCAGGAGGTTTCTGATTTTCCAGCAGACAAGGAGCTGGTGTCCTTGGCAGAGGCCGCGTGCCAGACGCTGGAGGATGTCAGCTACAAGATTGGCCGCGTGCTCTCGGGGGATCAGTTCATTGCAAGCCGAGAGACGGTTGAGCTGCTCTATGGCGAGCTTCAGGGCGCTTGCGCAGAGATGGAAGGCTCGGCTGTGGCCCAGGCCTGTTATATGAACGGGGTGCCGTTTGTTGTGATTCGCTCCATGTCGGATAAGGCAGATGGCTCGGCCCATGTGAATTTTGCCGAATTTA
- the ccpA gene encoding catabolite control protein A, whose product MTVTIYDVAREAGVSMATVSRVVNNNPNVKPQTRKKVYEAIERLGYRPNAVARGLASKKTTTVGVVIPDISNSIFAEIARGIEDIANMYHYNIILCNADKRKEKEIRVINTLLEKQVDGLLFMGGTVTDEHIQAFQTSAVPIVLCATSDEKGSYPSVDIDHEQAAFDAVSTLIRHGHREVAMISGTLQDPANGYARFQGYKKALEAAGIEYQEDLVRIGNYRYESGVEAMKYFLGLKKKPTAIFAATDEMGIGAIHSIQDEGLKVPDDFSIMSVDNIRMASMVRPQLTTVAQPMYDLGAVAMRLLTKLMKKENVENPRVILPHETILRLSVSHVND is encoded by the coding sequence TTGACGGTAACCATTTATGATGTGGCGCGCGAAGCAGGCGTATCCATGGCCACAGTGTCGAGGGTTGTGAACAACAACCCCAATGTGAAGCCACAGACCCGGAAGAAGGTTTATGAAGCAATAGAGAGATTGGGATATCGTCCGAATGCGGTGGCAAGAGGCCTTGCCAGCAAGAAGACCACCACGGTAGGTGTGGTCATTCCGGACATCTCGAACTCGATCTTTGCCGAGATTGCCCGCGGGATTGAAGATATCGCCAATATGTATCACTATAATATTATTCTGTGTAATGCGGACAAGCGGAAAGAGAAGGAAATCCGTGTTATTAATACACTGCTGGAGAAGCAGGTGGATGGACTGCTCTTCATGGGCGGAACGGTTACAGATGAGCATATCCAGGCGTTCCAGACCTCTGCTGTTCCCATCGTGCTCTGCGCAACCAGTGACGAGAAGGGCTCGTATCCTTCGGTTGATATCGATCATGAGCAGGCGGCCTTTGATGCGGTCAGCACACTGATTCGTCATGGTCATCGCGAGGTTGCAATGATCAGCGGTACCTTGCAGGATCCGGCGAACGGCTATGCCCGCTTCCAGGGATATAAGAAGGCGCTTGAGGCAGCTGGTATCGAGTATCAGGAGGACCTGGTACGAATCGGCAATTACCGGTATGAGTCCGGTGTGGAAGCCATGAAGTATTTCCTGGGCTTGAAGAAGAAGCCAACTGCGATCTTCGCTGCTACAGACGAGATGGGCATTGGTGCGATCCACAGCATCCAGGATGAAGGGCTCAAGGTACCGGATGACTTCTCGATTATGAGCGTAGACAACATTCGAATGGCCTCCATGGTTCGTCCTCAGCTGACCACAGTGGCTCAGCCGATGTACGACCTGGGCGCGGTAGCTATGCGGCTGCTGACGAAGCTGATGAAGAAGGAGAATGTAGAGAATCCGCGCGTCATTTTGCCGCATGAGACGATTCTGCGTTTGTCCGTGAGTCACGTGAACGACTAA